A genomic window from Gemmatimonadaceae bacterium includes:
- the hemL gene encoding glutamate-1-semialdehyde 2,1-aminomutase produces the protein MPGGVSSPVRAFRSVGGTPRFMTKASGPYLWDADGNRYVDFVLSWGPMILGHCHPEVVEAVREQVGVAMSFGAPSDLEAQLAERVIAMVPSVEMVRFVSSGTEATISAVCLARAATGRSKIIKFAGCYHGHGDAFLAQAGSGVATLGLPDSPGVTPATAAETLTAPYNDIAAVQALVDANVDQVAAVIVAPVVGNAGFIPPQPGFLEGLRALCTKAGIVLIFDEVMTGFRVSLGGAQQKFNVMPDLTTLGKVIGGGMPVGAYGGRKDLMEMVAPAGTMYQAGTLSGNPVAMVSGLKTLEVLSRPGTFEKAERAASQMVKMLTAWARGNGLPFQAAHLGTMWGSFFTNTPVVDYASAKTADTQRYTRFFHAMLAHGVYLAPSQFEAAFTSAAHTDTVLGEVTAALARIGV, from the coding sequence ATGCCCGGCGGCGTCAGCTCGCCGGTGCGCGCCTTCCGTTCCGTCGGCGGCACGCCGCGCTTTATGACCAAGGCCAGCGGACCCTACCTCTGGGACGCCGACGGCAATCGTTACGTGGACTTCGTGCTCTCCTGGGGCCCGATGATCCTCGGTCACTGCCATCCCGAGGTCGTGGAAGCCGTGCGCGAACAAGTCGGCGTGGCGATGAGCTTCGGGGCGCCGTCGGACCTCGAGGCACAGCTCGCCGAGCGGGTGATCGCGATGGTGCCGAGCGTGGAGATGGTCCGCTTCGTCTCCAGCGGCACCGAGGCGACGATCAGCGCCGTGTGTCTCGCCCGCGCCGCCACCGGCCGCAGCAAGATCATCAAGTTCGCCGGCTGCTATCACGGGCACGGCGATGCGTTTCTGGCGCAGGCTGGATCCGGTGTCGCGACGCTCGGCTTGCCCGACTCGCCCGGCGTCACGCCCGCTACCGCCGCCGAGACGCTCACGGCGCCGTACAACGACATCGCCGCAGTGCAGGCGCTGGTCGATGCCAATGTGGATCAGGTCGCGGCAGTGATCGTCGCGCCGGTCGTCGGCAACGCCGGCTTCATCCCGCCCCAGCCAGGCTTCCTCGAAGGCCTGCGCGCGCTGTGCACCAAGGCCGGCATCGTGCTCATCTTCGACGAAGTGATGACCGGCTTCCGCGTCTCGCTCGGCGGCGCGCAGCAGAAGTTCAACGTGATGCCCGACCTCACCACGCTCGGCAAGGTGATCGGCGGCGGGATGCCCGTCGGTGCCTACGGCGGCAGGAAGGACCTGATGGAGATGGTCGCGCCCGCCGGCACGATGTACCAAGCCGGCACGCTGAGCGGCAATCCCGTCGCGATGGTCAGTGGCCTGAAGACGCTCGAGGTCCTCTCGCGCCCCGGCACCTTTGAGAAGGCCGAGCGCGCCGCCTCGCAGATGGTGAAGATGCTCACCGCCTGGGCGCGTGGGAACGGCCTGCCCTTCCAGGCCGCACACCTCGGGACGATGTGGGGCAGCTTCTTCACCAATACGCCGGTCGTGGACTACGCCAGCGCCAAGACCGCCGACACGCAGCGCTACACGCGCTTCTTCCACGCGATGCTGGCCCACGGTGTGTACTTGGCGCCGAGCCAGTTCGAAGCGGCGTTTACCTCGGCGGCGCACACGGATACGGTGCTGGGGGAAGTGACCGCGGCGCTGGCGCGGATAGGCGTGTAG
- a CDS encoding carboxypeptidase regulatory-like domain-containing protein, with protein sequence MRFRYLPAASAALIALLGAPLAAQTGSGTEIIVGRVLDTEGKPIEGARVEAMSIETQTSRGRTTNDRGQFTILFPDGSGQYRVTARAIGYAPSTQMVLRQSDEDRLEVTIRLQRSAQTLQQFVVSASRGPLQSNADRPTPGTQERVLSGDQLYRLPVDATDPTALAGLSAGVVTLGGSDSASAAFSVAGQRVDQNQVTLDGLSFGSGAVPQEAVRASRVVTSTYDVARGQFTGGQVSSTTRSGTNQLQGSLGYDLRTPEMQFYDEEAVQFGQPYTQNQYSFGLGGPIKKNRAFWFGSAQFRARADGLQSLLSGNEVVFQRFGVAQDSASRFLNLVEGYGLPARVDGIPSRRLSENLSTLARMDFVLTDKHTLTLRGDWRFGVQDGQRISALSVPHYGGDLNSLGGGVLASLISQFDNGFINELRLYGAVDTRDTRPYLIAPAGRVQVISDFDDGSRSVSALTFGGNGALPQDVANDQLEATNELSWISNDGAHRLKLGGLVNVSRYDQDYATNRNGTFTYLSLADLDANVPAQFTRTLAPSERNGGITNSALYLGDTWRVSRAFQMTYGARLEHTSYSGLPAYNPAVEADFGRRTDRFPSETHVSPRAGFTWTLGLPPQGQPAAPGGAQGGGAPGGGFPGGGRGGAGGPGGGFGGRMGGAMGGGGPFAGLATTIIRGGIGEFRGRAPNGLLTGAIDATGLPNGETQLVCVGTDVPTPDWALYRADPTAIPTSCLSGGGGGPTITQRPNVTTFDNDFSAPRSWRASLGVQRRVLERINLSLDVSYALGIALYGVRDLNFDPTPRFTLADEGNRPVYVAPGAIIPATGVVNNLDSRVNANYGSVFAVGSGLRSDTRQVTLGANGFLRNGMLMSANYTFARSRDQSSFSCCSAQQAFASPTTAGDPNDTPWGTSDLERRHVIVTTLTMPLHPSVEFTMIGRATSGQPYTPRVGNDINGDGARNDRAFVFDPATTADPALAGAMQSLLDGATPRVRECLSSQLGQLAARNSCFAPWFPSLDLRLNYRPDRFGLKRNLMISLQLVNPLAGLDRIVNGKDLEGWGQPRRIDPNLLYVTGFDPGTQRFQYAINERFGDATGTGAGGRGVGQQLNPFQIALQMRYTVGPDRTRDAMLAAQTAARGGRGAAGGPGGGDMAGIVRRFAQNPFQQTLAIRDSLGLDSAQVTRLDAMREAFDGRINTLAASVQERLQRLGNNADPQAMMQQLQGPLGDAQRIRTESMAELQRVLTPAQWEKLPARIKNPQAGFPGMAPGAGGAQRPPARVP encoded by the coding sequence ATGCGTTTCCGCTACTTGCCTGCGGCCTCGGCCGCCCTGATCGCCCTGCTCGGAGCCCCGCTCGCCGCCCAGACGGGCAGCGGCACCGAGATCATCGTCGGCCGCGTGCTCGACACCGAAGGCAAGCCCATCGAGGGCGCCCGGGTCGAGGCGATGTCCATCGAGACCCAGACCTCCCGCGGCCGCACCACCAACGACCGCGGCCAGTTCACCATCCTGTTTCCCGACGGCAGCGGCCAGTACCGGGTGACGGCGCGGGCCATCGGTTACGCCCCCTCCACGCAGATGGTCTTGCGGCAATCGGACGAGGACCGGCTCGAGGTCACGATCCGCCTCCAGAGGTCGGCGCAGACCCTGCAGCAGTTCGTGGTCTCGGCCAGCCGCGGCCCGCTGCAGAGCAATGCCGACCGCCCGACGCCCGGCACGCAGGAGCGCGTGCTCTCCGGCGACCAGCTCTACCGCCTGCCGGTGGATGCGACCGATCCGACCGCACTCGCCGGCCTCTCGGCCGGCGTCGTCACGCTCGGCGGCAGCGACTCCGCCAGCGCCGCGTTCTCCGTGGCCGGCCAGCGCGTGGACCAGAATCAGGTGACGCTCGACGGACTCTCGTTCGGCAGCGGCGCGGTGCCGCAGGAAGCCGTGCGCGCAAGCCGTGTCGTGACCTCCACGTATGACGTCGCCCGCGGCCAGTTCACTGGCGGGCAGGTGTCCAGCACCACGCGCAGCGGCACCAACCAGTTGCAGGGTTCGCTCGGCTACGACCTGCGGACGCCGGAGATGCAGTTCTACGACGAAGAGGCCGTGCAGTTCGGTCAGCCGTACACGCAGAACCAGTACTCCTTCGGCCTCGGCGGCCCGATCAAGAAGAACCGCGCGTTCTGGTTTGGCTCGGCGCAATTCCGCGCGCGCGCCGACGGTTTACAGTCGCTGCTCAGCGGCAACGAGGTCGTGTTCCAACGCTTCGGCGTGGCGCAGGACTCCGCCAGCCGGTTCCTGAATCTCGTCGAGGGCTACGGACTGCCCGCGCGCGTGGACGGCATTCCATCGCGCCGGCTCTCCGAGAACCTCTCGACGCTGGCGCGAATGGACTTCGTGCTCACCGACAAGCACACGCTCACCCTGCGCGGCGACTGGCGCTTCGGCGTGCAGGATGGCCAGCGCATCTCGGCGCTGAGCGTGCCGCATTATGGCGGTGACCTGAACTCCCTCGGCGGCGGCGTGCTCGCGTCGCTGATCTCGCAGTTCGACAACGGTTTCATCAATGAGCTGCGCCTCTACGGCGCGGTGGACACGCGCGACACTAGGCCGTATCTCATCGCGCCGGCCGGCCGTGTGCAGGTGATCTCGGACTTCGACGACGGGTCGCGTTCCGTGTCGGCGCTGACCTTCGGTGGCAACGGGGCCTTGCCGCAGGACGTCGCCAACGACCAGCTCGAAGCCACCAACGAACTCTCGTGGATCTCCAACGACGGTGCGCACCGCCTGAAGCTCGGCGGCCTCGTCAACGTCAGCCGCTACGATCAGGACTACGCCACCAACCGCAACGGGACGTTCACCTACCTCTCGCTGGCCGACCTCGATGCCAACGTGCCGGCGCAGTTCACGCGCACGTTGGCGCCATCGGAGCGCAACGGCGGCATCACCAACAGCGCGCTGTACCTGGGCGACACCTGGCGCGTCTCGCGCGCCTTCCAGATGACCTACGGCGCGCGCCTCGAGCACACGTCGTACAGCGGGCTGCCCGCGTACAACCCGGCAGTCGAAGCCGACTTCGGGCGCCGCACCGATCGCTTCCCCAGCGAGACGCACGTGAGCCCGCGCGCCGGCTTCACCTGGACGCTCGGGCTTCCGCCGCAGGGCCAGCCCGCTGCGCCAGGCGGCGCGCAGGGCGGCGGAGCTCCCGGCGGTGGATTCCCGGGCGGCGGCCGCGGTGGCGCAGGCGGCCCCGGTGGCGGATTCGGTGGCAGAATGGGCGGCGCGATGGGCGGCGGCGGTCCCTTCGCCGGCCTCGCCACGACAATCATCCGCGGCGGCATCGGCGAGTTCCGCGGCCGCGCACCCAACGGGCTGCTCACCGGCGCCATCGACGCCACCGGGCTGCCGAACGGCGAGACGCAGTTGGTCTGCGTCGGCACAGACGTCCCGACGCCCGACTGGGCGCTGTACCGCGCCGATCCGACCGCCATCCCGACATCCTGCCTCAGCGGCGGCGGTGGCGGGCCGACCATCACGCAGCGCCCGAACGTCACGACCTTCGACAACGACTTCTCCGCGCCGCGTTCCTGGCGTGCCTCGCTCGGCGTACAGCGCCGCGTACTTGAGCGCATCAACCTGAGCCTCGACGTCTCCTACGCGCTCGGCATCGCGCTGTACGGCGTGCGCGACCTCAACTTCGATCCCACGCCGCGCTTCACGCTGGCTGACGAAGGGAACCGGCCCGTATACGTCGCGCCTGGGGCCATCATCCCCGCCACCGGCGTGGTGAACAACCTCGATTCGCGCGTCAACGCCAACTACGGCTCGGTCTTCGCCGTGGGCAGCGGCCTGCGGTCGGATACCCGCCAAGTCACGCTCGGCGCCAACGGCTTCCTGCGCAACGGGATGCTGATGAGCGCCAACTACACCTTCGCCCGCTCGCGCGACCAGTCGTCGTTCTCCTGCTGCAGCGCGCAACAGGCCTTCGCCTCGCCGACGACGGCCGGCGATCCCAACGACACGCCCTGGGGCACCAGCGACCTCGAGCGGCGGCACGTGATCGTCACCACGCTCACGATGCCGCTGCACCCGTCCGTCGAGTTCACGATGATCGGCCGCGCCACGTCGGGGCAGCCGTATACGCCACGCGTGGGCAACGACATCAACGGCGACGGCGCCCGCAACGACCGCGCGTTTGTCTTTGACCCCGCCACAACCGCCGACCCTGCACTCGCTGGCGCGATGCAGAGCCTGCTCGACGGCGCCACGCCGCGCGTGCGCGAGTGCCTCTCGTCGCAGCTCGGCCAACTCGCCGCTCGCAACAGCTGCTTCGCGCCGTGGTTCCCGTCGCTGGACCTACGGCTGAACTACCGGCCCGACCGCTTCGGGCTCAAACGCAACCTGATGATCTCGCTGCAGCTCGTGAATCCGCTCGCCGGCCTGGATCGCATCGTAAACGGCAAGGACCTCGAAGGCTGGGGCCAGCCGCGGCGCATCGATCCGAACTTGCTCTATGTGACGGGCTTCGATCCGGGCACGCAGCGCTTCCAGTACGCCATCAATGAACGCTTCGGCGACGCCACCGGAACCGGGGCCGGCGGCCGCGGGGTGGGGCAGCAGCTCAACCCGTTCCAGATCGCGCTGCAGATGCGCTACACCGTCGGACCGGACCGCACGCGCGACGCAATGCTCGCTGCACAGACGGCAGCGCGCGGTGGCCGCGGTGCTGCCGGCGGTCCCGGCGGCGGCGATATGGCCGGCATCGTACGGCGCTTCGCGCAGAATCCTTTCCAACAGACGCTGGCGATCCGCGACTCGCTTGGACTCGACTCCGCGCAGGTCACCCGGCTCGACGCGATGCGCGAGGCCTTCGACGGTCGCATCAACACGCTCGCCGCGAGCGTGCAGGAGCGCCTGCAGCGCCTGGGCAACAACGCCGATCCGCAGGCGATGATGCAGCAACTGCAAGGACCGCTCGGCGACGCGCAGCGCATCCGCACCGAGTCGATGGCCGAGTTGCAGCGCGTGCTCACCCCGGCGCAGTGGGAGAAGCTGCCAGCCCGCATCAAGAACCCGCAGGCCGGCTTCCCGGGGATGGCACCGGGCGCCGGCGGTGCCCAGCGCCCGCCGGCCCGCGTACCTTAA
- a CDS encoding VTT domain-containing protein, translated as MSRLLSRAARFRPTATRVLLLAALVTALVAVGRSDTLHHELLDVLEASRSIIVAHPVGGALLFVGLAALSAMLGFVSSAVLVPAAVYAWGAPWTAVMLWVGWTLGGLTAYTLAATLGRPVLRWIVAGEALRRYKPLLDKQPSFGSVLLFQLALPSEIPGYLLGLARYPLPRYLAALMLAELPYAVGTVLLGIGFVNRDTTTLVAVCIVGGLALVLLARAMQRRQRAAEPKA; from the coding sequence ATGTCTCGCCTGCTCTCCCGCGCCGCTCGCTTCCGTCCGACCGCCACGCGCGTCCTGCTCCTCGCGGCGCTCGTCACCGCGCTCGTCGCCGTCGGGCGCTCCGATACGCTGCACCACGAACTGCTCGACGTCCTCGAGGCGTCGCGCAGCATCATCGTGGCGCACCCAGTGGGCGGCGCGCTGCTGTTCGTCGGTCTCGCTGCGCTCTCGGCGATGCTGGGCTTCGTCTCGAGCGCCGTGCTCGTGCCCGCGGCCGTCTATGCGTGGGGAGCGCCGTGGACCGCGGTGATGCTGTGGGTCGGCTGGACGCTGGGTGGCCTCACCGCGTACACGCTGGCCGCGACCTTGGGACGGCCCGTGCTGCGCTGGATCGTCGCCGGCGAGGCGTTGCGGCGCTACAAGCCGCTGCTCGACAAGCAACCGTCGTTTGGATCGGTGCTGCTCTTCCAGCTTGCGCTGCCTTCCGAGATCCCCGGGTACCTCCTCGGCCTCGCCCGCTATCCGCTGCCGCGCTACCTCGCGGCGCTGATGCTGGCCGAGCTGCCGTATGCCGTCGGCACCGTCCTGCTCGGCATCGGCTTCGTGAATCGCGACACCACGACGCTCGTCGCCGTCTGCATCGTCGGGGGATTGGCCCTCGTGCTCCTTGCGCGCGCGATGCAACGGCGGCAGCGCGCGGCGGAACCGAAGGCCTAG
- a CDS encoding DUF4142 domain-containing protein — MSRRILFLAAFALLATACRSRSAEAPAPEALTDANIAAIVVTANTIDIQYADLALAKSQDAAVREFATMVKKDHESVNEAAGSLVARLGVTPQMNSIAFDLRDDAEVKRLTLRDFEGFAFDSAYAANEVTYHTTVLAAIDDALIPSAQNAELKALLVAVRPAVAAHLEHARHLAAQKARR; from the coding sequence ATGTCCCGTCGCATCCTGTTCCTCGCCGCGTTCGCCCTCTTGGCGACCGCTTGCCGCAGCCGCAGCGCCGAAGCGCCCGCGCCGGAAGCCCTGACGGACGCGAACATCGCCGCCATCGTCGTCACGGCCAATACCATCGACATCCAGTACGCCGACCTCGCCTTGGCCAAGAGCCAGGATGCCGCCGTTCGCGAGTTCGCGACGATGGTGAAGAAGGATCACGAGTCCGTGAACGAAGCCGCCGGCTCCCTCGTCGCGCGCCTTGGCGTGACGCCGCAGATGAACAGCATCGCCTTCGACCTGCGCGATGACGCCGAGGTTAAGCGGCTCACCCTGCGCGACTTCGAGGGCTTCGCCTTCGACAGCGCCTACGCGGCCAATGAAGTCACGTACCACACGACCGTGCTCGCCGCGATCGATGACGCGCTGATTCCATCGGCGCAGAACGCCGAGCTCAAGGCCTTGCTGGTCGCGGTACGGCCGGCCGTGGCCGCGCACCTCGAGCACGCGCGCCACCTCGCGGCGCAGAAGGCGCGCCGGTGA
- a CDS encoding glutamine synthetase III: MSTTDTPRLVAMRAIATRKPIVPDVPSMAENPKPTSAYFGSHTFGAKQMRDKLSKEVYDSLTQSVRLGKKLEPAIAPAVAKAVKEWAIAQGVTHFCHWFQPQTGLTAEKHDAFLTLDANGNAIEKFTAEQLIQSEPDASSFPSGGLRATWEARGYTAWNPASPLFIMEAAGTKTLCIPSVFIGYNGEALDEVAPLFRSSEVLSKAARELLDTIGDKGALRVYTTMGTEQEFFVIDRTHFAMRPDLVMGGRTVVGAPPPRGQQLEDHYFGGIPERVQAFLAEVEHELYKLGVPIVTRHNEVAPCQFEMAPMFEETDIASDHNQLVMSVLKDVALRHGLQVLLHEKPFAGINGSGKHCNWSLSIASDNELNGINLLKPGKTPHQNIRFLMFLAAVLKGVHKHQGLLRAGIGSSGNEHRLGANEAPPAIISIFMGNALTKMIEDIIAGRAGTKAEQAMLQLGVAKLPEIEQDNTDRNRTSPFAFTGAKFEFRAVGSSQSIAFPVMILNTVVAEAITELTAQLKKEIAAGAAVDDAALKVVRKAFKDTSAIRFEGNGYSEEWVREAKKRGLLNLRRAPEALAQLSTKAAKDLFTGTGVLSAAELESRYHVRVERYVKDLLIEMEMMSEMLDTMILPAAYAYLGDLAEGAAKAKTVGIKSIPQKAALDAIGKRVTSLQAKTAALHAAVKKAHALHDDVTKCAAFLTSTGADAMAACRDISDALEVSIGDQYWPLPRYREMLFPV, translated from the coding sequence ATGTCCACAACCGACACCCCCCGCCTCGTCGCGATGCGTGCCATCGCCACGCGAAAGCCCATCGTCCCCGACGTTCCGTCGATGGCTGAGAACCCCAAGCCGACCTCTGCCTACTTCGGCAGCCACACCTTCGGCGCCAAGCAGATGCGCGACAAGCTTTCGAAGGAGGTCTACGACAGCCTCACGCAGTCCGTGCGCCTCGGGAAGAAGCTCGAGCCCGCCATCGCGCCGGCCGTCGCGAAGGCCGTGAAGGAGTGGGCGATTGCGCAGGGCGTGACGCACTTCTGCCACTGGTTCCAGCCGCAGACCGGCCTCACCGCCGAGAAGCACGATGCCTTCCTCACGCTCGATGCCAACGGCAACGCCATCGAGAAGTTCACCGCCGAGCAGCTGATCCAGTCGGAGCCGGACGCCTCGTCGTTCCCGTCGGGCGGCCTGCGCGCCACCTGGGAAGCGCGCGGCTACACGGCGTGGAATCCGGCCTCGCCGCTCTTCATTATGGAAGCGGCCGGCACCAAGACGCTCTGCATTCCGTCCGTGTTCATCGGCTACAACGGCGAGGCCCTCGACGAGGTCGCCCCGCTGTTCCGCTCCAGCGAGGTGCTGTCCAAGGCCGCGCGTGAGCTGCTCGACACCATCGGCGACAAGGGCGCGCTGCGCGTCTACACCACGATGGGCACCGAGCAGGAGTTCTTCGTCATCGACCGCACGCACTTCGCGATGCGTCCCGATCTCGTGATGGGCGGCCGCACCGTCGTGGGCGCGCCGCCGCCGCGCGGCCAGCAGCTCGAGGACCACTACTTCGGGGGCATCCCGGAGCGCGTGCAGGCCTTCCTCGCCGAGGTGGAGCACGAGCTCTACAAGCTCGGCGTGCCGATCGTCACGCGGCACAACGAGGTCGCGCCCTGCCAGTTCGAGATGGCGCCGATGTTCGAGGAAACCGACATCGCCTCCGACCACAATCAGCTCGTGATGTCCGTGCTCAAGGACGTGGCCCTGCGCCACGGCCTGCAGGTGCTGCTGCACGAGAAGCCCTTCGCCGGCATCAACGGCTCGGGCAAGCACTGCAACTGGTCGCTGTCCATCGCCTCCGACAACGAGCTCAACGGCATCAACCTGCTCAAGCCCGGCAAGACGCCGCACCAGAACATCCGCTTCCTGATGTTCCTGGCGGCGGTGCTCAAGGGCGTGCACAAGCACCAGGGTCTGCTGCGCGCCGGCATCGGAAGCTCCGGCAACGAGCACCGGCTCGGCGCCAACGAGGCGCCGCCGGCCATCATCTCGATCTTTATGGGCAACGCGCTCACGAAGATGATCGAGGACATCATCGCCGGCCGCGCGGGCACCAAGGCCGAGCAGGCGATGCTGCAGCTTGGCGTCGCCAAGCTGCCGGAGATCGAGCAGGACAACACCGACCGCAACCGCACCTCGCCCTTCGCCTTCACCGGCGCCAAGTTCGAGTTCCGCGCGGTGGGTTCGTCGCAGTCGATCGCGTTCCCGGTGATGATCCTCAACACCGTCGTGGCCGAGGCCATCACCGAGCTCACGGCGCAGCTCAAGAAGGAGATCGCCGCTGGTGCGGCCGTGGACGACGCCGCGCTGAAGGTCGTGCGCAAGGCGTTCAAGGACACCAGCGCCATCCGCTTCGAGGGCAACGGCTACAGCGAGGAGTGGGTGCGCGAAGCCAAGAAGCGCGGCCTGCTCAACCTCCGCCGCGCACCCGAGGCGCTGGCGCAGCTCAGCACCAAGGCCGCCAAGGACCTCTTCACCGGCACCGGCGTACTGTCGGCCGCGGAGCTCGAGAGCCGCTATCACGTGCGCGTCGAGCGCTACGTGAAGGATCTCTTGATCGAGATGGAGATGATGTCCGAGATGCTCGACACGATGATCCTGCCGGCCGCCTACGCCTACCTGGGCGACTTGGCCGAGGGCGCCGCCAAGGCGAAGACGGTGGGCATCAAGAGCATCCCGCAGAAGGCGGCATTGGATGCCATCGGCAAGCGGGTGACCTCCCTGCAGGCGAAGACGGCGGCGCTGCACGCGGCGGTGAAGAAGGCGCACGCCCTGCACGACGACGTCACCAAGTGCGCGGCCTTCCTCACCAGCACCGGCGCCGACGCGATGGCCGCCTGCCGCGACATCAGCGACGCGCTCGAGGTCAGCATCGGCGATCAGTACTGGCCGCTGCCGCGCTATCGGGAGATGCTGTTCCCGGTATAA
- a CDS encoding MmcQ/YjbR family DNA-binding protein, with translation MATDPLERLRRICLALPEATEVLAWETSTFRVGKIFAMYAQPSDSKHSGGRPGVWLKAAPGDQALMLADRPQRFYFPPYVGKAGWVGVWLDKRPPWGEIARLVEDSYRLVAPKRLLR, from the coding sequence ATGGCGACCGACCCACTCGAACGATTGCGCCGCATCTGTCTCGCGCTGCCAGAAGCGACGGAAGTGCTGGCCTGGGAGACCTCGACCTTCCGCGTCGGCAAGATCTTCGCGATGTATGCGCAGCCGAGCGACTCCAAGCATAGCGGTGGACGGCCTGGGGTGTGGCTCAAGGCGGCGCCCGGCGACCAGGCACTGATGCTCGCCGACCGGCCGCAGCGCTTCTACTTCCCGCCCTACGTCGGCAAGGCCGGCTGGGTAGGCGTCTGGCTGGACAAGCGCCCGCCCTGGGGCGAGATCGCGCGGCTGGTGGAGGACTCCTACCGCCTGGTCGCGCCCAAGCGCCTCCTGCGGTAG
- a CDS encoding MATE family efflux transporter, with translation MAAPTPKKFDRSIVEGPVSSAVWKLAWPTVLQNVIGGLQGIVDHAMVGHYVGYAGNAAVGVSLQIFIVVIVFVMSLYTGMGVLVARHAGADKSELVNHAVYQAFVATMLLALFVLAPIGWFATPWLLDLVRAAPAVQAEALLYLRIMLVGNIGMMTFFLLGGALRAAGDAQTPMRLGVAMTVMNVLLNIILIRGLGPIPAFGVAGAAIGTMIAGVTVSAIGLWMLMTGRLVVQFPPREQRRIDWGTIRQLFRFGLPAGLQGIAMNVAGVLLLRFIGSLPQSAEAQAAYAVGYTELFSLITWTSVGLMGAAAAVAGQNLGAGKPERSAVAVRVAAGYGVGIAVVVGTLFLTMPNVLLGLFGMNDPSVLALGSELLRWLAVSGLFISVALTVTGGLQGTGDTKGPLYISIVSQIIVPLGLLTTLQGLRPLSASDIWLAILCGHITRCALSVWRFRRGAWRSISITPAG, from the coding sequence TTGGCCGCGCCGACACCGAAGAAGTTCGACCGCTCGATCGTCGAGGGGCCGGTCAGCAGCGCCGTCTGGAAGCTGGCGTGGCCGACCGTGCTGCAGAACGTCATCGGCGGGCTACAGGGGATCGTGGACCACGCGATGGTGGGACACTACGTCGGCTACGCCGGCAACGCGGCCGTGGGCGTGTCGCTGCAGATCTTCATCGTCGTCATCGTTTTCGTGATGTCGCTGTACACGGGGATGGGGGTGCTCGTGGCACGGCACGCGGGCGCCGACAAGTCCGAACTGGTGAACCACGCGGTGTACCAGGCCTTCGTGGCGACGATGTTGCTCGCGCTGTTCGTGCTGGCGCCGATCGGCTGGTTCGCCACGCCGTGGCTGCTCGACCTCGTACGCGCCGCGCCGGCGGTGCAGGCCGAGGCGCTGCTGTACCTGCGCATTATGCTCGTCGGCAACATCGGGATGATGACGTTCTTCCTGCTCGGCGGCGCGCTGCGCGCGGCCGGCGACGCACAGACGCCGATGCGGCTGGGCGTCGCGATGACGGTGATGAACGTGCTCCTGAACATCATCCTGATCCGCGGGCTCGGGCCGATCCCGGCCTTCGGCGTGGCAGGCGCCGCGATCGGAACGATGATCGCGGGCGTGACGGTCAGCGCCATCGGGCTCTGGATGCTGATGACGGGCCGCCTCGTGGTGCAGTTCCCGCCGCGCGAGCAGCGGCGCATCGACTGGGGCACGATCCGCCAGCTGTTCCGCTTCGGACTGCCGGCGGGCCTGCAGGGCATCGCGATGAACGTCGCCGGCGTGCTGTTGCTGCGGTTCATCGGCTCGCTGCCGCAGAGCGCCGAGGCACAGGCCGCCTACGCGGTGGGCTACACCGAGCTCTTCTCGCTCATCACGTGGACGTCCGTGGGGCTGATGGGAGCCGCGGCGGCGGTGGCCGGCCAGAACCTCGGCGCCGGCAAGCCGGAACGCTCGGCCGTCGCGGTGCGCGTGGCGGCCGGGTACGGCGTCGGCATCGCCGTGGTCGTGGGCACGCTGTTCCTCACGATGCCCAACGTGCTGCTCGGGCTCTTCGGGATGAACGATCCCTCGGTGCTGGCGCTCGGCAGCGAACTGCTGCGCTGGCTGGCGGTGTCGGGGCTGTTCATCTCGGTCGCGCTCACGGTGACCGGTGGTCTGCAGGGCACCGGGGACACCAAGGGCCCGCTGTACATCTCGATCGTCTCGCAGATCATCGTGCCGCTCGGGCTGCTCACGACGCTGCAGGGACTGCGGCCGCTCTCGGCGAGCGATATCTGGCTGGCGATCCTCTGCGGACACATCACGCGTTGTGCGCTGAGCGTCTGGCGGTTCCGCCGTGGCGCCTGGCGATCGATCTCGATCACGCCGGCGGGCTGA
- a CDS encoding FKBP-type peptidyl-prolyl cis-trans isomerase: protein MRRAVLLGTLALAACAPAAPPPPPQPITQELFAVEAEVDLAEMTQHERGFYFRDFIVGDGRQGQPGLTVHIAYVVRLPDGTEVDRAEPERPLQFKLGERQSIVAMELALRGMRTGGVRQLVVPPELAYGARGRGKVPPNATLVMIVRLVKVE, encoded by the coding sequence ATGCGCCGTGCCGTACTGCTCGGGACCCTCGCCTTGGCCGCCTGCGCACCGGCGGCACCGCCGCCGCCTCCGCAGCCGATCACGCAGGAGCTGTTCGCGGTCGAAGCCGAGGTCGATCTCGCCGAGATGACGCAGCACGAGCGCGGGTTCTACTTCCGCGACTTCATCGTCGGCGACGGACGCCAAGGACAGCCCGGCCTCACGGTGCACATCGCGTACGTCGTGCGGTTGCCGGACGGCACCGAAGTGGACCGTGCGGAACCGGAGCGCCCGCTGCAGTTCAAGCTCGGCGAGCGCCAGTCCATCGTCGCGATGGAACTGGCCCTGCGCGGGATGCGCACGGGCGGCGTGCGCCAACTGGTCGTGCCGCCGGAACTGGCCTATGGCGCGCGTGGCCGCGGCAAGGTGCCCCCCAACGCCACGCTCGTGATGATCGTGCGGCTCGTGAAGGTCGAGTAG